In Anaerolineales bacterium, the following are encoded in one genomic region:
- a CDS encoding YdeI/OmpD-associated family protein: MMSEQDWSRLSRPRYAMPEDLAKALKSHQLSQAYQARPPYQQNDYIGWLNRAKRPETRQKRLDQIVDELRRGDVYMNMKWQAK, encoded by the coding sequence ATGATGAGCGAACAAGATTGGAGCCGGCTGAGCCGGCCGCGCTATGCGATGCCCGAAGACCTGGCCAAGGCTTTGAAGAGCCACCAGCTCAGCCAAGCCTACCAGGCACGGCCGCCCTATCAGCAGAACGACTACATCGGCTGGCTGAACCGCGCCAAGCGACCAGAAACCCGCCAGAAGCGGTTGGACCAGATCGTGGATGAGTTGCGCCGCGGCGATGTATACATGAACATGAAATGGCAGGCCAAATAG